ATGAGGCCGGACTTTTCCCTGCATTAGACAAAATGGGCTTTGAAAAAAAGTTGGGAGCCCGTTTCCTTCGTGGTGAAGAAGTCTGCATTTTTGATTTCAGCAACAAATTCGGGGAAGGCTGGGATTGGACCTGGCAGGTTCCGAGAGCTGATTTTGATAATACTCTTGCTCAGGAAGTCATTAATAAAGGAATTGATCTTGAATTTGAAACTGAAGTTATTGACATAAAATTTGACGGAACAGATTCTGTAACTACGGTAAGAACTAAGGATGGAGAAACGAAAGAAATTCATGCTAAATTTGTTATTGATTCCAGTGGTTACGGAAGAGTACTGCCTCGTCTGCTTGATTTAGAAAAACCTTCAAAACTGTCTCCTCATTCTGCCATTTTCTCTCATGTGGATGATATTAACAGAGAACCGGGAGAGGAAGGTACTTTAATTTCTTTTGATATCATTGAAACAGAAGTATGGCTTTGGGTAATTCCTTTTTCCAACGGAAACACCAGTATTGGAATTGTAGGACCTACTGAATATATCGACAAATTATCTGAGAACGGAAATACGACTGAGGCTTTAAGAAAGGCTATTTCTCTTTCTGATTATTATGTAAAACGTTTTGGGAATGTAGATTTCCTTTTTGAGCCAAGACATCTGAAAGATTATTCTTGTTCGGTTAAAAGTTTATTCGGTGACGGGTTTGCTTTAACAGGAAATGCTTCAGAATTCCTTGATCCAGTATTTTCTTCAGGAATGGCTTTTGCCACAGAATCCGGAATGTTGGCTGCAAAACTGGCATTAAGACAATTAAACGGAGAAAAAATTGACTGGCAGACGGAATACTCCGATTATATTTTATACGGTGTGGATGTTTTCACCACGTATGTAAAAGAATGGTATACCGGAAATCTTCAGGAGCTCTTCTTCCACCAGCCAGAAAATCTTGATGTAAAGAAAAAAATCTGTGCTGTTTTAGCAGGTTATGTCTGGAACAAAGACAATCCTTTTGTAAAAAAACATGATACGGCTATTAAAAACCTTGCCAACCTGATCAAGTTAGAAAAACAGGAACAGCAAAACCAAGCATAAAAAAACGGTCTGAATTTTCAGACCGTTTTTTATTATTTTATAACTGCTTTAATTTCTTTTCCCAATTTCTTCCCTGTAACCTCATAGGCTGCGGCTATTCTTCCGTATTCCCATGCAAATTCTTTATTCATCTGCTTACCACCTATTTTATCTGCCTGTAATCTCATCACTACTTTCGAAGGATTATCAGTTTCTACAAATTTCATATCTGCTGTTAATTTTGCTTCCTGAGAACCTATCATTCCGCCATACCAGCCCGCATAAATCCATTTTGCATCAATAATCAGAGTATATTTTGTTTGTGCATCCTTTTTGAAAACTACTTTTTTGGATTTACCATTAATACCTTTGAGAAAATAGTCCAAATATTCAGAATTTTTAAACTGTTCCCACTGATAAATCCAGTTTTTCCACACAGCTTCGCTTTTTTTAGCTGTAATATCAGTTTTTCTGTTTTCCAGATATTGAGCTTCCGTCAGGTTCTTCTCCTGATAGACTGCATTATCAAATACCAACTGAACATTTACTTCGTTTTGATCTTTTAAAAAATCAAAATTCCCCTGTTCAAAATTGATTTGGTTCTGAGCGAAAGCAACTGTTGTGATTGTTACAAAAATCAACAATAATAGTTTTTTCATAGTGTATTAGTTCTAATTTTTAAGCCACCAAAGATATATAAAAATGCAGTTCCCGGTCTTTCTTTATATTTAATTTTATCTTAAATCTATAAAAGTAATTGGTTTTCTGCTGTTTGGATTAAAAACAGTTTTAGACAGGATATCAAAATCAATGATTTCAATCTTCGGACTTACTCTCAATTTTGCCCGGAAATGATCTCTCACTTCATTGACAAAGCTATCATGTTCTTCTTCTGTGCTTAGTTTAATGATTATTTCATCAAGCCCTATTTCGTTGGCCTGAATAACGATCTGATAGCATAAGATATTGTTGAAGTCATTTAAAATATCATTCATAGCAGGCGGATACAAAGTTGTTCCTTTGTATTTGATCATCTGCTGTTTCCTGCCTACTACAGGTCCTAATCTCATTGTATTTCTTCCACACTGGCATGGTTCATAATGAGCTTTTACAATATCTCCGGTTTTAAATCTTAAGAGCGGAATGGCTTCTACTCCTAAAGTAGTGATGGTAAGTTCACCATTTTCTCCTTCGTTTACCGGATTTCCGTTATCATCAAGAATTTCTGTAATGATCAGTTCCGGATGATGATGTCCTCCGATCTGGAATTCGCACTCTGTAAAAGCGGTACTCATTTCAGTAGAAGCATAGGTTGAAAAGAGTTTTATATTCCATTTCTCCTTGATTTTCTGTGAAAGGATATTATCTGTAAAATCCTGATTTTTGATACTTTCTCCGATGCATACTGCACCGTAAACACTCGATTTTTTATAATCTAATCCGTGTTTTTCGGCATAATCAATCATTTTCAGCAGAAAAGAAGGTACTGTGATCAGATATTTAGGTTTATATCTGAAAATAGAATCCCACTGCAGTTCAGGAATTCCGGGTCCCATTCTCACCACACTTGCACCCATTTTTCTTAAGCCCAGGAAGTAAGCAAGCCCCGCCATAAACCGTTTGTCTATGGTGGTAATCATCTGAACAACATCTCCCTTTTGAATTCCTGCACAGGCAAACGATATCGCTTCATTGTACGCAAGCCTCTCAAGATCACTGTCGGACAATCCGAAAGTAACCGGATCTCCCAAAGTTCCGGAAGTGGTGCTGTAATCAACAATTTTATCAGGTGTTATACAGAAAAAATCATGGTTATACTGCTGAAGATCATTTTTTGTGGTGGTGGGAATCTTCTGAAGATCTTCCAACGTACGAATGTCAGCAATAGTGATATTGTTTTCTTTGAACAGTTTCTGATAAAAAGATGAATGAGTCTCAAGATAGATCAAAAGCTCATGAAGTTTTTCTTCCTGAAATATTTTGATTTCCTGAATCTCTGCTTTCTCGATTGACGGATGAAATTCCAATGATTTTAATTTTTAAAAGGCAAATTTATTTAAAATTACAAGATTGTAGAAGGTATTCATGTAAAATGTATTCATGATGTCAGCTACAGATTTATCTCTGAAACGTAAAAGTTTGCATATTGGTATTTCCAGCAGTATTGACTGTAGTTACTTTCAACGTATGCGAGCCAGATCCCTTTGGACATTTTTCATCAAAAGTGTATACAAAATTATCTTTTACACGGGCAAAGCGGAGCCACTTTCCATCCAGTTCAGCCCGAAATGAAATAATATCTCCCACTTTCGTTGTTCCTTTTAACAGTAATGAATTGCCATTAACCATTGCTCCTTCAGCCCAGCCTGGTGAAACAGACGGCAGATTATTATCAATCAATAATTTTGCTGTCCCTAATCTGTTGAATTGTCCTTCTGCCCGATCACCATTCCATTTTACTTTTACGACATTTTTGTCACTGCCATAATCAAGGAGAATAACAGCTTTATCTTTTTCTGCAGTGGTTAACTTTCTATTCGGTTTTATTTTCAAAGTATATTCATCCTGAACAGGAATATACGGGCTATGCAAGACAATTGTATTTGAAACAGCATTTGGATCATTATCAGGTCTTTCATAGGCATTAAAATTTACCGCATCATAAACTGCATTTTTGCTAAAACCGATCTCTGTATTTTCTGTGATAATGGTTTTCCCTTCGTTAGGCATTACAGTTTTTCCTGTAGAAGATATTTTTTCTGAAGTTTTATTTAACTGCAGTTTTGTTGTTAACCGGCTCGTGTTTCCTTTAACATCTTTCAGAACAATTTCAATAGTATGAACATTTTCATCCTGAAGGTTGATAATCCCTGTTAAATTTGAAAGACTATAATTCTGAAGCTTCATTCCCGGTAAATCAGATAAATGCTGAATTCCCATTTTATCCCTGATGAATTTAGTATAGTCTATACAGCCATTGATATAACGGGTATCATCATAGTGCACCTTATCAATTTTAAAACTGTAAATCAGCCTGCCATCCATCAATAGTTCTGCATTATAAATGCCCAGATTAAATCCTTGATTAGCCTTATCTACTGCTTTAATGGCAAAACTTATTTCTGGAGAATTAACCTGAACGAGATTAGAAGTATAAACATTTCCCGCTTTTTTTACTGCGATTCCATTCGCCCCTGGTTCATAAGTGCTGAAACGACGGTCATACCAATACAATCCACTGATAATTGGTGCGATATTATCAGGAATGCTAAAGCCAAAAAGCAACGGATTAAGACATTCTTCTGTTTTGGTATCTCTTATTTCAAAATGCAGATGCGGCCCCGCAGAGCCTCCGGTATTTCCACTCAAAGCAATTTGCTGCCCTTTCTCCATCGGAAACTGTCCTGGCTGAAAAGTAATGTCCTGTTCCCACTTTTCGTCTTTATATTGTTTTTCCTTTACATATTCATCCAGTTTACTGAAGTATTTATTCAAATGGGCATATACTGTGGTATAACCGTTGGGATGGGTGATGTATACTGCATTTCCAAATCCGTACCGCTCCACTTTTATTCTGCTCACATAGCCTTCTGCTGCTGCAAGAACCGGTAAATTCTCCTGACTATTGGTTCTCAAATCCAATCCCATGTGAAAATGATTGGTACGGACAGCGCCAAAATTGGCAGCCAGCTGCATAGGAATGTTTAAGGGGTTCCGGAAATAATTCTGAGGGTACTTATTTTGAGCGTTTACAATGCCCATGTTGATAAAACAAACAAAAAGCATCAGGTGATAAAAGATTTTCATACAGCATTTGGGTTTATACGTCTATTTAAATGTACAAAATTCCGGCCAATAAACGGTTGTTGCTATAACCTATTTTTAGAATCAATTTATTTTCTTAACCACAGATTTCACAGATTTTCGCAGATGATTATGTTGTAGATCTATGGAAAATTATTTTTAAGTTTTAGGTAAAGCCTGAGGATCGTTTTCTATATTAATTAAGCGGGCTAAAGCCCACTTCTATTGAATAAACTGCGTTAAATTTTATATAAAAAACAGTCGGAAAAACTCACTCATTCACCACTCATCATTCACTTTTTGCCACTTTCTTCATTTATATTTCTGAAATTGAACTTTTTAATAGAAATTACCTAAATAAAACATATATTATAAACCGACAAATTTTAGTAAATTTGCAGACTTAATTAATCAACGATATTGAGATATTTACAATGAGCCAATTTAAAGAATACAAAAACCTCAACCTTATTGACGTAGCAGAGAATGTAGCGGAATTTTGGAAACAAAATAAAACTTTCAATAAGAGTGTTGAGATTCGTCAGGGAAAT
The window above is part of the Chryseobacterium sp. MA9 genome. Proteins encoded here:
- a CDS encoding NAD(P)/FAD-dependent oxidoreductase, with protein sequence MSKEFVDVLVIGAGPSGCVSSSYLKNNNVSVKVVEKTKFPRLVVGESLIPRVMDHFDEAGLFPALDKMGFEKKLGARFLRGEEVCIFDFSNKFGEGWDWTWQVPRADFDNTLAQEVINKGIDLEFETEVIDIKFDGTDSVTTVRTKDGETKEIHAKFVIDSSGYGRVLPRLLDLEKPSKLSPHSAIFSHVDDINREPGEEGTLISFDIIETEVWLWVIPFSNGNTSIGIVGPTEYIDKLSENGNTTEALRKAISLSDYYVKRFGNVDFLFEPRHLKDYSCSVKSLFGDGFALTGNASEFLDPVFSSGMAFATESGMLAAKLALRQLNGEKIDWQTEYSDYILYGVDVFTTYVKEWYTGNLQELFFHQPENLDVKKKICAVLAGYVWNKDNPFVKKHDTAIKNLANLIKLEKQEQQNQA
- a CDS encoding M23 family metallopeptidase, with protein sequence MKIFYHLMLFVCFINMGIVNAQNKYPQNYFRNPLNIPMQLAANFGAVRTNHFHMGLDLRTNSQENLPVLAAAEGYVSRIKVERYGFGNAVYITHPNGYTTVYAHLNKYFSKLDEYVKEKQYKDEKWEQDITFQPGQFPMEKGQQIALSGNTGGSAGPHLHFEIRDTKTEECLNPLLFGFSIPDNIAPIISGLYWYDRRFSTYEPGANGIAVKKAGNVYTSNLVQVNSPEISFAIKAVDKANQGFNLGIYNAELLMDGRLIYSFKIDKVHYDDTRYINGCIDYTKFIRDKMGIQHLSDLPGMKLQNYSLSNLTGIINLQDENVHTIEIVLKDVKGNTSRLTTKLQLNKTSEKISSTGKTVMPNEGKTIITENTEIGFSKNAVYDAVNFNAYERPDNDPNAVSNTIVLHSPYIPVQDEYTLKIKPNRKLTTAEKDKAVILLDYGSDKNVVKVKWNGDRAEGQFNRLGTAKLLIDNNLPSVSPGWAEGAMVNGNSLLLKGTTKVGDIISFRAELDGKWLRFARVKDNFVYTFDEKCPKGSGSHTLKVTTVNTAGNTNMQTFTFQR
- a CDS encoding phenylacetate--CoA ligase family protein, whose translation is MEFHPSIEKAEIQEIKIFQEEKLHELLIYLETHSSFYQKLFKENNITIADIRTLEDLQKIPTTTKNDLQQYNHDFFCITPDKIVDYSTTSGTLGDPVTFGLSDSDLERLAYNEAISFACAGIQKGDVVQMITTIDKRFMAGLAYFLGLRKMGASVVRMGPGIPELQWDSIFRYKPKYLITVPSFLLKMIDYAEKHGLDYKKSSVYGAVCIGESIKNQDFTDNILSQKIKEKWNIKLFSTYASTEMSTAFTECEFQIGGHHHPELIITEILDDNGNPVNEGENGELTITTLGVEAIPLLRFKTGDIVKAHYEPCQCGRNTMRLGPVVGRKQQMIKYKGTTLYPPAMNDILNDFNNILCYQIVIQANEIGLDEIIIKLSTEEEHDSFVNEVRDHFRAKLRVSPKIEIIDFDILSKTVFNPNSRKPITFIDLR